The Cryptomeria japonica chromosome 9, Sugi_1.0, whole genome shotgun sequence DNA segment CAAAGACAGCGGACATGGCGAGaagaataagaaaaaaataatGGCGGGGACCGAGCAATACAAGGAGAATGAAACTTTGAGAACGACCGCTAATTCTCGAACACGTTCCCGTTCGCCTCCCTCTATTTCAAGAGCCAATGGAGATGACAATTGGAACATTCCAAAACACACAAACGATTTTCGTTCTGCAAGAGCAGGCAATAATATAAACATTAACAATACCACCTCCAATTCCAGTTGGAGGTGTTCCGAGTCACATTCAAATAGCAATGTAAATGAAAACTGGAACATTGCAAAAGATAGAAGACAAACATCCAATTATAGTAAAGATTACAGTTCTAGAGCAAACTCTAACAATGGTAATTCTGGTTATTCTCGTCCTCTGTATGGAAGTGGTTTTAGTAATAGGCCTTGGCAGCAGCAGCAAAGGAATACTGCTCACCCTCCATGTCCTCCCTCCCAATATCGTCCACTTTCCAATAATTGGGATGACGACGACCGAAATTACAGGCTTTAAGCTACTTACTTCTCTTTTTTGTCCTGCCCACATCGAGTCGTTATTCTAAAATCCACATTGACTACACTACATAGCATTATTGATTTAATGGAACTACAATTGTTCTAATTCTTCTAACAAACATTCAAATGATATCGCTCTTATAAATTGAAAATTTGTTACCCTCCACATGATATTATTAGAACCATCTTATGTATATTTTCTAGATAATTAGTTGTATATTTAAAGATAAATTTTAGGACATTATAATGATTTTAGCTAGTTtgataattattttaatcattataaATAATTGTTTAATGTTTACACACAATAGCTAGAATTACACCTCCAACATTCATCTTGTATAGAtactaattttaaaaatttgttatcttctatgtctttcatgttattaatcttgtGAAATTAGTAAGGGGAATTGACCAAGAACTAGTAGGTTTTCTCACTTCAATTATCTCACAAAAGATCCACAAAAGTGTTCACTAACACTAGAAGTTCCAAAATGGGTACCATTTGTAAGtgcatagattttatgaatgtgtGACAACTTATGACAATATTATAGTATCTTATATAGAAAATTTGACATAATTCTATGTGATCAGTTctcaaagaaaagaagaaaattagAGCTATGTGTGTCACAAATGTCCATAACACTTAGATCTAAGAAATATCAATAGTGGccattttaatttttatacaaattATTCAATTTGTATTATCCATCGATGAGCCTCTATGTAAAGTCTCTATGATTGATAATTTATCAAGATTTAAATTGTTAATGTGTAGCTCCTATATAAATGACCTTTATTCATTTGACAACTAAGAAATCATTGCTATTACCACATATCATATAGTCTATTGACTTTATTACTCGGAAGATCTACAAAGCAAATTAATTATTGTGAGCAACCCACTAAATTAATTACTTTATAGTAAATTACAAGTTATACAAGGTTGAccaaatatacattatttttgcCACCTATTTTGAATCacaatagaaataatatattttaaaaatatctttTAAAAACCTATACAAGATAGAGAAACAAAACTTTCACAAATTGTTAGAATGATACACCTTAAATATGTAACATTGTCAAATATAACAAATGGTAATTGGATCCaatatgattttatttttggaTGACCATTTCTTTTTACCAATCCAAATGACATGGCCAATTCTTAGATGCTTATTTTGGATACAACTAAGTGATGAGATGAAATCATAATAATTTTTACAATTAAGTGGGGAATATTTACCTATTGAAAGGCATCATTTGTCCTAAGTAATACAAGAGCTACTCTCCAATGCATTGTGGACATTGGTTAGAAAGAGTATCCTCATTTATATTGATGAcctaattttatttttgaaaaatataggACATCACATAGCTACCTAAGAAAACAATTACGAAGTGTAAAAATCATAGCATATCACTAAATCCAAGAAGTATGTGTTTGGTGTAATATAAGGAAATTTATTAAGGTACTTGATATTTGAAGGTAGAATATCCTTTGATCTAGATAGAATAAAATTAATAATGAAGATCAAATTTCTACTTCTCAGAAAGAGCTAAATATTACTTTCTTAATTAAATGCTTACAATAATTTATTACCAATTTTTTTAGGATTGTTAGTACACTAAATTCCATGCTGAAAATGGATGTCAAAGTAGAATGGAATCTAAAAGATAGGGTAGTTTCAAAGATATATAGAAAGATAAATTTTATTCACTTATTTTTGTTTCCTAATTACTTAATATTGTTTTACTATTACTCATTTGATTTAGATAACATCTACATAAATTCTTGCACAAATGAATGACCTAAAAGATGTAAGGCCTATTAATTTTATGAGCTCACCCTTTCAGGATTCCAAGATAAAATATCCAAATGTATGGGAAAAAAATACACTATAGTATTATCTCTTTAAATGATATTATAACATTATATTTTAAATATCACcgtgtgaactcacaataatggttcccacttttttgccacttttgacactgagatgtacatttttaaaataatcttcaatttccgagaactataacttttaaactattagaaatttgaagatgatgtaaattagtgatttctagcattttttttgtagattctatatacatttttttcaaatttctttgaaggattttttaaaaaaatttccatctccctcgaaaagtagttttttacaacaaactacattttttaagagtgaggtgcctcctgaaatgtataactttttttctataaatgataaaaaataaattcttttgaattttggtttttaacatcaatatccagggcttgcatttggttttatagtgatatgctcaatatttttcattttataaagttttgaagtccgactagtcataattagacataggtgtacgtttgaacacataacttgttctacataaatcaaaattcaatttttatttttttattagaaagaagacatcaataccaagggcatagatatttttcagaatttttttgaattagtttcttatttttcccaatgcgttgaacagagaagttcatattcaatgaaaaaccaattttccataaaattaaaaaaacaagaacataataaattcaaaatataacaaaattatacttgttggaaagctttctctgagtactacaatctaatatttttgggttatcaagattatttcatctGTGCTTTGAACTAGAGCTCCGAATTCATTAATTCTTTGGAATTctgaaaatttttgggagaaacctcaaattagGGGGTTTGAATGAACAGTACTTCGAACGAATGGGGTTCGCTCAAATCAATTATGGTTCGAGCGAATCCCCATTCGCTCTAACCAATAGGCTTGATTTTGGCCCATACAAAGTCACCCGTAGTTCGAGCGAACCCAGGTCTGCAATGTGGTTCGCTTGAACTCCCAGGGGTAGTTCAAGCGAATAccactatttcgctcgaacacctagaaaattgaagttcccactttcgccaaattccttcgttggaaaaagtgggaaccagctttgtgaattcaccccacCCAAATTAGTAAAAATGCTTGTTGTTCTTTAAGGTTTATTGCTGCAAATTGAACTAGCAAAGGAAATAGTAAAATACATAACAATGTTAAAATAGTTTTAATACAAATTACTTCCATGAATTTGGATAGAAAATTATAATCATTAACAAAGGCTATAGTTGTGATTAATCAAGGTTTATCCAATCATTTGTATGCTTTTTATATTTTAACAAGAGATGAATGGTAGGTATATATATTTCATTATTTGTTAAGTAATAACTTACCTCTAATTTAACAACCTTTCCAACAAATGTCAACATTTATGATTTGTATGTCAATTATCCATGATATTAAAATATGCTTAGTTACATATAAGATATTGTTACATGTACCAAATTATAATAACAAAAGGTTAATATTGTCCAAAATTTGAAACATGTTATGAAAATGCATCAATCTACACACTAGGGACTAGAGGTCATAGCTTAGACTTGTAAAACAGATAGTGCAATGCACATAGAGCATAACATCATATGTATAACCATAGCATATAATTTGTACATGTGAGAGGAATACAAGGCATTCTTCCACTAAGATATTATATATCGTTTGCTTCATATTGAGACTTCTATGGTACCATTATTTTTAAAATACATCAGCATCTGCACTAGAAAAGTAATAGTACCTAAACATATAAATAGTATTTCCTGCTTACTGGAACTTCCACTATACATCATCCTTACTTCAACATCTTATTGAAACCCATaagtactctttcctacatattggaaAATTCACTATATCATCCTTCTTTCAATATCTATAACAACTTAAAACAAgttgacataaatgataacacAAGACAGGTCGATATCAATGAGAACACAAAACTAAAACTCAATTTTTCAACATTCGTGTACCACTAGTAGTAACGTCAATTGAACTCATCATGtatatctctctccttttgacatcaaggacaaaaggcaTTGTACTGAATATTTTCCTACTATGACAGCAAGGATAATGAATCAGTCTTAAATAGCGCTACTCAACAACACATCATACAATAATCTAAAAAATATCACAATAACTACAATACTCCCCCTGACACATATGCACAACACCTTATACCTTTCTGTCATGAAAACTTATGTCTTGTTGGAAACATTATCTTTAGTGATTGTTTTTGACAAGAGACACTGTACAGGTTGAGCTAAGTGCATGGGAAATGTttcagggttgtcattgatggaaaatcagaTAAGAAATCACATCCGATATATGTTGAATTATTCTACCCGAATTTTGATATCCAATTTGCtcaagtctagaaggtggaatacagtatgtGGCAGAGTTTGAGTACATTGAGCAAAAATTAATTTTGGTTGAATAGTTTTGGTTGCAGTGGAAGAGTTAGTTGATTGGATGTTCAAGACAACTTAATTCACAATCATAGCCTCCAATATTGACTCTTGTGCAATATTTGAGATTTGGTGCcgatatttcaggaagaacaaggttattttggtgtagcatgttatgcaaaatctttgggatgatttcaatGTTTAGTTTTGAGTTCGTGGTGGTTGAGCCGACATGTGTGATGCCtattatcaatttgtttaggtCCTCATATGGAATTATAATCAGATTGAGCCAACTtattgttacatgtttcatgttgtgtgttatgtggtttccAAGCTGACATGGAATTGATTTCAAttctatcaaatttccacaatccttAATAATTAAGTGAGTGACTTTTGGATTTGATTGCATTCAagttttcaatcatcaatgttttggatcacactccatgatcgaTTATTAGGATGAATGAGAGATCACAGaaatgaaaaatgatgatggatcACTCACCATGATCGAAAAAATTGATGATTAAAAACTTGCACACGATCAAATCCAGAAGTCGCTCACTTaatggaattgatttaatttgatgatgcagatatataagactaaTTTGTATGagaattttttataaatatttaagaGTACAAAGATTGTATGAGTGTTGGTATGCAATCCTTTGATTGGTGCTCCGATATTTGATAGAGTAGAGAAAAACATAGCAGTTTGACAGAACAATGGAAGATAGTCACTTTACGCTTAACTAGaattgcattttggcatttgtagatggtACTCATAGGTTCACACATTCTTATTATCATTTGTAAtgatttgtaggatagtgagtcattcggggttgtatcccttttttgtaattgagcagtgagctataggcagagtgcttgaatgcatgtgcattccactcttgtaatattatcatactcctagtcacagtattataatattgtgggtctcaatcccactgtggtttttccctttttgggtttccacataaaaattttggtgttatggttttgtgcttctttgcatttagtttttaaaattttattttttaatttgcatCCAACGGTTTAAAAATCAGTTTGAGAAAATTGTTaattgcaaaacactaattcaccccctgtcTTAGTGTTTgttgattccaacaattgatatcagagcctattTCCCctgaggaagcctaacaacttgaggaagatcctagaGAGAGAATCAATGGACTCTGTTTTGCAAaaacaacttattgtggcacttgaagacttAGATGCAGCAAGGAAAAAAGCAAGTAGCCAGAGAAGAAATTTGAGtgatgctgaaaatttcattgagtcattgaaataacaagtgaacacatccaaagagtatagaaaggagttgatggacaaactcaacaaaaaagaAGAGCAAAGAATTGATGATCAAGTTCtgaaagacaagacaaatgaatgtaaAAAACATGCTAGAGATAATGTAGtcatcaagaatgaaatgcaatccattgtgatgaagctgacaaaggagattgacgACAGACAGAAGAATGAAGAATGTctgactcagtcattgaaggatagatctaatgaatgttgaAGGTTGAATCATGAAAATGACTTCCTGAAGTATGAATTGCTAAAATccaagaataatgagcaagagcttgaaagacaaatcataattctgagagatgaacttaccattgctaatgagtacaaagaaaaattcaatgctatctCAACTAATCTAGATGAAATGCTACAAAGTCATAAGAATAAAAGTGATATGGGAGTGTtcgattattggggagattgttagatttggttgatcattattattcctagaatatgttgttgtcattgatgttgacatATTCCTATGAGTTAATCCGATGAGTTTGGttttgatccagttttgtagtttgtttttgttGATAATTGTATTGCAGAATTTAGTGTTTCCTCCTATATATTTTGGTCTtatcaaatcttgtgctgagactttggattacTCTTTGGGATGATCTTGTGGTTCGTGACTTGGTGCTCCACAAGTCATCTTTCCTCGTGATAGTTgcagattggttgtgttcttgatctttgagacgttgattgatgaagatttgaaaagaggtgtttgtgcaactattttggatgattctaacgtacttgctggtgtttcctagtcctgtcctattttttttggcaatctgtattgatcgttgtgcaagttttggtgatttctatgaaccagtgatgatttttttgttatgcagtatttctagtgttgtagcatgttgcggttgatcttggcaggatttctggtggatgtaaacattcaggaatttgaattaggtccatgctatgtaatgtaaatcataatattggtctagtggtcaatcattgtatcatgcaatgtaatttttgtaattgtgagttcaaggttgagggtttagccgaccttgttatcaaggttaatgatttgaatatataggtgagatgcttaagtaatttaggtgtcagtattgtgtctgcattatcagagagacaTGATTGTGTGACcaaaaggatatatcattcagtgaagtggtGAGgtaagattggtgttgcagagcagacaactgtgcttaaccggaactgtcatcaggcagttctagatgatatcattggagttcattccttccagattataTTATGAATcacattataagtcagtgagacttccttgagggttgtagcctacTGAGCaaatatattttgagtagtgatctctaggaagtgtgctttaatgcatgtgcattccttcaAATATTACTACAGAGtgtcatcttactatgggtaggttcccaccgttgtttttaccttgaccaggttttccacgtcaaaatcttggtgttgtgtgttgagatgttaatttgcttatctattattGTTGCAGTCTAtgagtttatgttttgaagtttagttTATTGAGatctggtgaagactaattcaaccctctcccctctcagtcttccttcttgattgctgacaattggtattagagctagatcctctattagaagcttaatcgcttgaggagatctgggatcgcaaatcaaggtattattttcaagaaggacagtctgaggtttgatggaagcaactatactgtaTGGAAGAGATGGATGGAGGTGCATTTAAAATGTCTTGGAAAAGATTACTTGaatattactaagaatgcctatgttgtccctcagaatggaccatccactcttgatgaggttaaggaagttgaatataacatcaaAGCAAAGGAAGAATTGCTTAGTGTTGTGACTAATTTTGAAATGACACATGTCATGAAACTTGAGAGcccacatgagatttgggtgaagcttgaaatcctatatgaaggtgatagtcaagtgaaatttgctaagttaaaagttttaaaaggaaagtatgagacaattaagatgggagatgatgagaacatacattcatacatgactAAGGTGAATGAGATTTTCCTTGGTATCAGATCTgtcggtggaaagattgaagaagatgagaatgTTTCTAAGCTGCTgggatctttgcctcctacttataaacataatgtTGCTTCTATTGATGAATTCCAAAGTGtaactacagtaacaagagatatgttggctaGAAAACTTGATGtatttgagctgagcgaatttgaAGAGTCACATGGAGAGTCTAAGAAAATATGTAAAGCATCAACATTTGTGTCTAGTgagaagaaatatgatcctgatgagtgtaggatatctgtatatgaaagagaaataaaagagataggagagaaagaaagagagcctGATGAGCTTGCAACATTGATTGCCTGAAGCTTGtcgaagtctttgttgatgacattatttgtgGTGGTGATGattatatgagtatgaaattttctCGTGATATgctaaaagaatttgagatgtctatgattggtgagaaaaaacatttcttaggtttgcatattgcacagataggaaaaggtatctttatatctcaaactaagtatgtgaaggaattgttgaagaagtttggattagatgattccaaaccggttggaactcctatggtgattgcttgtaaattatctaaaaaagatgaatctcctaaagctaatcaaagcTTGTACAAATCTATTGTTGGTGGATTATTATATCTTATTCAAACTAGCCATGACATTATGCATGCTTTGTGCATGGATTCAAGATATCAAGCCGATCTGAAGGAGATTCATGTCACTGGTGTTAAAAGAATATTGAGACATCTAAAGGGAACTAACGATTATGGTTTATACTATCCAAAGAATGAGGATTGCATGTTGTCTTCTTACACTAATGCAAATTCAGCTAgttatgttgatgaccagaagagtactactggtggattattatttttaggtaagaagttggtttcatgggctagaaagAAACAATATTCAGTaactttatctattgttgaagctaagtacattggtGCTGCTATTAATTGCAatcaaatagtttggatgaagaaaattttgaaagatattagaattatttatgatgagcctactgttatatactctgataattctagtgctataaacatgtcaaagaatatgGCGCAACTTTTAaacactaagcatatatcaattaaatataattatttgagagagcaagtcagtgaaccaaaggtgaagctggaatatgtatctactaaggaacaaattgctgacattttCACTAAGTTGttgcctgcaaatacatttgtttatttcaGAGACAAGTTAGAGGCATCCACCCTTCCTGATGAGAATTAGATACATTGAGTTCCATTCATCTAGTGGAATTCacagccttattcttttatctagattgatgagttggtgttgctcctcggctggagtagtctattgatttggttgtatATCCTAGTGGGGAGAGACATTCTTGATTTTGTACTGGGAGAGAGTTTGGTCTTTTGTTTctaagatctttggcattgttttcaaaaggagagaaagatcatgtgaaaaaatcctttatctatcttgatctttggGGAGTTTGTTGGTAATATCTTTtgtctttgcattgactgtttttcacattcatatgttgccatcaatgccaaagggggagattgttggattctTGGGGAGGTTGTTATATTTGATTGATCATTGTTGCtgctatgatatgttgttgtcatttatgtcaacatattcctatgagctATTACGGTGATTTTGGAAAGAGGttttgatccagttttgtagtttggttttgttgatcactactTTGTAGAATCCAGTATTTCCTttagtatattttggtgtgatcagatcttgtgatgAGACTTTGGATCATTTTTTGGGAAGATATTGTGGTTGCTAAgttggttctctgcaagttatctttcctcatgacaatTGGTGAtttgttgtgttcttgagctttgagacattgacctAAGaatatttgaaaagaggtgttggtgcaactctTCTGAATGATTCCAACATGCTTGCTGGTgattcctagttgtgtcctattttttttggtcatctgcattgattgttgtgtgaatttttagtgatttttatgaATTGGTGATGatatttgtgttatgcagtatttctagtggtgtagcgtgttgcggttgatctagGCGGGATTTGtcatggatgtaatcatttgggaatttgaattaggtccatgctatataatgtaaatcataatattggtct contains these protein-coding regions:
- the LOC131041117 gene encoding uncharacterized protein LOC131041117, with product MSNANENGKQKQYSGMKKKNKKGRTLTLSELLIGKQVIPQVYEKQAKRPMNDPRDQSHETENSKDSGHGEKNKKKIMAGTEQYKENETLRTTANSRTRSRSPPSISRANGDDNWNIPKHTNDFRSARAGNNININNTTSNSSWRCSESHSNSNVNENWNIAKDRRQTSNYSKDYSSRANSNNGNSGYSRPLYGSGFSNRPWQQQQRNTAHPPCPPSQYRPLSNNWDDDDRNYRL